Proteins found in one Camelus bactrianus isolate YW-2024 breed Bactrian camel chromosome X, ASM4877302v1, whole genome shotgun sequence genomic segment:
- the CYLC1 gene encoding cylicin-1, translating into IDLSYDSAIPLLVNESSRKLWNQQYFTLTFPKPPQPGRKKRSRPSELQITVPRHDKRNLEEVQKPAHIWIRHSLRKNFPRPSIYLTVRRKTSFRHPYSPITHPKKAQTKRSKDDNKGTTLKKVSKKNTGSHETTPEYKKTVNDDKPKRGNETDNTPSKSSHESKLSEKSKCKSETIPESKYSNSISIKHQKKDKRDSKNSKETDIESICTKKYSKSSKNNLDVKSETSSKSSSNMDSVMCFEESGAEPMEFDMWLKNYSQNNSKKPPKKDAKKDAKKGSDAESVDSKDAKKESKKGKKDGKKDDKKKGAKKDAGSTDAESGDSKDAKKGKKESKKDEKKKDAKKDAESTDAESVDSKDAKKDSKKGKKDSKKVGKKKDVKKDTSSTDADSESERDFKKGKKDSKEKKGSKKDVKKKSAMKSEESTETESDWESKKDRKDAKKIMQDSKKGARKDAIKDVESTDAESDVSSKKDLKKPQIVRSSDAESEESLYKLGPKKREADESDATSTDSKKEAQNLKREFKMPSRRTTFKQKEEKIGAGRVPPSRERPPLPPCEPLLPSPRVKRLCQCQMPPPPPKPRYAPLFQKQHVAYI; encoded by the exons atagacttgtcctatgattcagcaataccactcctgg TCAATGAGTCAAGCAGAAAATTATGGAATCAACAATACTTCACTTTAACATTTCCCAAACCACCCCAGCCAGGTAGAAAAAAGAGATCAAGACCTTCAGAATTACAAATCACAGTTCCT AGACATGACAAAAGAAATTTAGAGGAAGTTCAGAAGCCAGCTCATATATGGATAAGGcattctttaagaaaaaattttccgAGGCCATCTATTTACTTAACTGTCAGGAGAAAGACTTCATTCAGACATCCTTATTCTCCTATAACCCATCCTAAAAAGGCACAAACTAAAAGGTCCAAAGATGACAATAAAGGAACAACTTTGAAGAAAGTTTCCAAAAAAAATACAGGCTCACATGAAACAACTCCAGAATACAAGAAAACAGTAAATGATGATAAACctaaaagaggaaatgaaacagATAATACTCCATCAAAATCATCCCATGAAAGTAAACTATCTGAGAAGTCAAAGTGTAAATCAGAAACAATCCCAGAATCCAAATATTCTAATTCAATCTcaataaaacatcaaaaaaagGATAAGAGAGATTCAAAAAATTCCAAGGAGACAGATATTGAATCCATATGTACAAAGAAGTATTCTAAGAGCTCAAAAAACAATTTGGATGTCAAATCAGAGACTAGCTCAAAAAGTAGTTCAAATATGGATTCAGTGATGTGTTTTGAAGAGTCTGGTGCTGAACCCATGGAATTTGATATGTGGTTAAAGAATTACTCACAGAACAATTCAAAGAAGCCTCCAAAGAAGGATGCAAAAAAGGATGCAAAGAAGGGTTCTGATGCTGAATCTGTAGATTCAAAAGATGCAAAGAAAGAGTCAAAGAAGGGTAAGAAAGATGGTAAAAAAGATGATAAGAAAAAGGGTGCAAAGAAGGATGCTGGGTCCACTGATGCAGAATCTGGAGACTCAAAGGATGCAAAGAAAGGTAAGAAAGAGtcaaagaaagatgagaagaaaaaagatgCCAAGAAGGATGCAGAGTCTACTGATGCAGAATCTGTAGACTCAAAGGATGCAAAGAAAGATTCAAAGAAGGGTAAGAAAGATTCAAAGAAAGTTGGCAAGAAAAAGGATGTCAAGAAGGACACCAGTTCTACTGATGCTGATTCTGAATCtgaaagggattttaaaaagggtAAAAAAGATTCAAAGGAGAAGAAAGGTTCAAAGAAAGATGTCAAAAAGAAGTCTGCAATGAAGTCTGAAGAGTCTACTGAAACTGAGTCTGACTGGGAGTCAAAGAAGGATAGAAAAGATGCAAAGAAAATTATGCAAGATTCAAAGAAAGGCGCCAGGAAGGATGCAATAAAGGATGTAGAGTCTACTGATGCTGAATCTGATGTGTCTTCCAAGAAAGACCTAAAGAAGCCCCAAATAGTCAGAAGCTCAGATGCTGAATCTGAAGAGTCACTGTATAAACTTGGGCCTAAAAAGAGAGAAGCTGATGAATCAGATGCcacatctacagattcaaagaaGGAAGCACAGAATCTAAAGAGAGAATTCAAAATGCCATCCAGAAGGACTACAttcaaacaaaaagaagaaaaaataggtgCAGGTAGAGTTCCTCCATCAAGGGAAAGACCACCACTACCTCCTTGTGAGCCTTTACTGCCATCACCTAGGGTCAAACGTCTCTGTCAGTGCCAGATGCCTCCTCCACCTCCAAAACCGAGATATGCTCCTTTG TTCCAAAAGCAGCACGTGGCCTACATTTGA